The nucleotide window ACAACACGGGCCAGTGGCCAGCAGCCAGCAGCCAGCAGCCAGCAGCCACGATGATCAATCGCGGCACCCCCCCGTCAGCGGCTGTGGCGGGCGACCGCGACAGCCGACGCGGCCGGTCGCCCGCCACACCGGCGTGACACCATCAGCACGTGATCGACGTCGGCTACTCCCTCTCCCGCCGCTTTCCGGACCCGCCGCAGACGGACTACCGGACCGCGGATGTGCGCACACTGCGCCATGACCTCTTCTGCGGCGACGTCTACATCGCCGACACGAAGACGGACCGGGAGCTGTCCACGGCCTGGGGCTGGGTGCCGGTCCTCGACTTCGCCTGGGCGCTGTGCGACATCGTCGAACAGCTCGACACCGACCCCCGCGGCAACCGCTCCGCCCGTCCGGTCCACGCCGAGCTGGACTTCACCGAATCCGCCGACCGGATCTTCTTCGAGCGCCGCTTCGGGTGGGTGGACGTCGACGCCGACTGGATGACGGCCGACGAGGCCCCGCTCACCTTCAACCACTCCGCGCTGCGCCGCGAGGCCCGCGACTTCCTGCACGACCTGATCGCCGACCTCACCGATATGCACGACGGCCTCGGCGACAACCCCGCCATCTGGGACCTCCAGGCCCGATTCCCGCGCGTCTGACCACCACCCCGCGCTCCGGACCCGGCCCCCTCCCCCGTCACTCCGCCCACCTCACTCCACCCGTACTCCTATCTGCGCGGCGAACGCCGGGGCGAGATCGAGCAGTTGGGCAGCGCTGATCACCGCGCCCGACAGACGGTCGATCCCCCGCGCGATGTCCACCGCGGCCGCACCCCGGAGATCGACGTCCTTCATCCGCGCCTCGGAGAAGTCCACCCGCGCCAGGGTGCAGTCGTCGAACGTCACCCGCTCCAGCTGCGCCCCCGCGAAGTCCGCCTCGATCAGCACACACCCCTCGAAGGCGACATCCCTCAGCTTGGCCATGCGCAGATTCGGGAAGTCGATCTTCCCGCCGCGCACCACCACCCGTTCCAGCACCGCACCGTGCAGCTGCGTCCCGCCCAGCCGGGGGTCCGACACCTCCACATCGCGCAGCGAGGCCTGGGACAGATCCGTGCCCACTCCGCGCACCCCGCTCAGCACGCTGTCGATGATCCGCGCCCGGCCCAGCCCCGTCTCGTCGAGCGTGCACCTCCTGACCGCGCAGTCCATGAACCGGGCACCGCGCCCCGACTGCCCGCCCCAGTCGGCGTCCGCGAACTCCAGCCCGTCGTAATCCCCCTCCGCCTCCAGCTCCCCGCCGTCATACGCGGTCAGCTCCGGCAACCGCACCGCCGGGCGCCGCACCGCCCGCACCGCCCGCACCGTCCCCTTGTCGCGCCCTGCCACGCGGTCACCGCCTTCCGTCCCGCCGCGCCGTCCGTGCCGGCCCACGACTCTCGCCACCTGCACGATCCATCGTGAACCACCCCACTGACAACGCACTCCGACCTGCGACGCAGCCACCGGCCGCCACGATGCCGACCGACGAAGCCCCTGAGCCAGAACACACAAACGGGGCCGGCCGGCCAGGCCGGAAGGCCGGACCCGGAAAAACT belongs to Streptomyces sp. NBC_01454 and includes:
- a CDS encoding pentapeptide repeat-containing protein, with amino-acid sequence MRAVRRPAVRLPELTAYDGGELEAEGDYDGLEFADADWGGQSGRGARFMDCAVRRCTLDETGLGRARIIDSVLSGVRGVGTDLSQASLRDVEVSDPRLGGTQLHGAVLERVVVRGGKIDFPNLRMAKLRDVAFEGCVLIEADFAGAQLERVTFDDCTLARVDFSEARMKDVDLRGAAAVDIARGIDRLSGAVISAAQLLDLAPAFAAQIGVRVE